The Tenrec ecaudatus isolate mTenEca1 chromosome 6, mTenEca1.hap1, whole genome shotgun sequence genome has a window encoding:
- the GLS2 gene encoding glutaminase liver isoform, mitochondrial, which translates to MRALKALLNAQSRAGTHCPRGGWRHPSRSPLLGGGARHHLHEAAAQGRETPHGHQPQQPDPDAAESGMLSRLGDLLFYTIAEGQERIPIHKFTTALKATGLQTSDPRLRDCMSQMRRMVRESSSGGLLDRDLFRKCVSSNIVLLTQAFRKKFVIPDFEDFTGHVDRIFEDAKELTGGKVAAYIPQLAKSNPELWGASLCTVDGQRHSVGHTKIPFCLQSCVKPLTYAISVSTLGTDYVHKFVGKEPSGLRYNKLSLNEEGIPHNPMVNAGAIVVSSLIKMDSNKAEKFDFVLQYLNKMAGYEHMGFSNATFQSEKETGDRNYAIGYYLKEKKCFPKGEDMMAALDLYFQLCAVEVTCESGSVMAATLANGGICPITGESVLSAEAVRNTLSLMHSCGMYDFSGQFAFHVGLPAKSAVSGAILLVVPNVMGMMCLSPPLDKLGNSQRGISFCQRLVSLFNFHNYDNLRHCARKLDPRREGGEVRNKTVVNLLFAAYSGDVSALRRFALSAMDMEQKDYDSRTALHVAAAEGHIEVVKFLIEACKVNPFVKDRWGNIPLDDAVQFHHLEVVKMLQDYQDSYTPSETRSEAAAEALSKENLESMV; encoded by the exons CGATGCGGCAGAGAGTGGCATGCTGTCCCGCCTGGGTGACCTGCTCTTCTACACGATTGCTGAGGGACAAGAGCGGATCCCTATCCACAAGTTCACTACT GCACTGAAGGCCACTGGCCTGCAGACCTCAGACCCCCGACTCCGGGACTGCATGAGCCAGATGCGCCGCATGGTGCGCGAGTCCAGCAGCGGTGGCCTCTTGGACCGAGACCTCTTCCGAAA GTGTGTGAGCAGCAACATTGTGCTCCTGACCCAGGCATTCCGAAAGAAGTTTGTCATTCCTGATTTTGAGGACTTCACGGGCCATGTGGATCGCATCTTTGAAGATGccaaagagctcactggaggcaaa GTGGCTGCCTACATCCCTCAGCTGGCCAAGTCGAACCCAGAGCTTTGGGGTGCCTCCCTGTGTACTGTGGACGGTCAGCG GCACTCCGTGGGCCACACCAAGATTCCCTTCTGCCTGCAGTCCTGTGTGAAGCCCCTCACCTACGCCATTTCCGTAAGCACCCTGGGCACCGACTACGTGCACAAGTTCGTGGGCAAGGAGCCCAGTGGCCTGCGCTACAACAAGCTCTCCCTCAATGAGGAAG GAATCCCCCATAACCCCATGGTCAATGCCGGTGCCATTGTGGTGAGCTCCCTGATCAAG ATGGACAGTAACAAGGCGGAGAAGTTTGACTTT GTGTTGCAGTATCTGAACAAGATGGCTGGCTATGAACACATGGGCTTCAGCAATGCCAC ATTCCAGTCGGAGAAGGAGACAGGGGACCGGAACTACGCCATCGGCTATTATCTCAAAGAAAAGAAG TGCTTTCCTAAGGGGGAGGACAtgatggctgccctggacctctaCTTCCAG CTGTGCGCCGTGGAGGTGACCTGTGAGTCCGGCAGTGTCATGGCAGCCACCCTGGCCAACGGAGGGATCTGCCCCATCACCGGGGAGAGTGTGCTGAGCGCGGAAGCGGTGCGCAACACCCTCAGCCTCATGCACTCCTGCGGCATGTACGACTTCTCTGGCCAGTTTGCCTTCCAT GTGGGTCTGCCAGCCAAATCAGCTGTGTCAGGGGCCATCCTGCTGGTGGTACCCAACGTCATGGGAATGATGTGCCTGTCACCACCGCTGGACAAGCTGGGGAACAGCCAGAGAGGCATCAGCTTCTGCCAG AGGCTGGTGTCGCTCTTCAACTTCCACAACTACGACAACCTGAGGCACTGCGCTCGCAAGCTAGACCCGCGGCGCGAGGGAGGGGAAGTCCGG AACAAGACGGTGGTGAACCTGCTATTTGCGGCCTATAGTGGAGATGTCTCGGCTCTGCGAAG GTTTGCCCTGTCAGCCATGGACATGGAGCAGAAAGATTATGACTCCCGCACAGCCCTGCACGTGGCTGCAGCTGAAG GTCACATCGAAGTGGTGAAGTTCTTGATTGAGGCCTGTAAAGTGAATCCTTTTGTCAAGGACAG GTGGGGCAATATCCCCCTGGATGACGCTGTGCAGTTCCACCACCTGGAGGTGGTCAAGATGCTTCAGGattaccaggactcctacacACCATCCGAGACGCGGTCCGAGGCGGCAGCGGAGGCCCTGTCCAAAGAGAACTTGGAGAGCATGGTGTGA
- the SPRYD4 gene encoding SPRY domain-containing protein 4: MALPFARPLLLRRWGASRLRTAADAPRGIHFKMEEKTAHSSLALFKGDTGVKYGLVGLEPTKVALNMERFREWAVVLADTAVTSGRHYWEVTVKRSQQFRIGVADVDISRDSCIGVDDHSWVFTYAQRKWHSMWVKEKTPIEGIGQPEVVGLLLDYEAQKLSLVDVSRVAVVHTLQSAFRGPVVPAFALWDGELLTHSGLEVPEGL, from the exons ATGGCGCTGCCCTTCGCACGTCCATTGCTGCTCCGCCGCTGGGGGGCCAGCCGGCTGCGGACCGCCGCGGACGCCCCGAGAG GCATCCATTTCAAAATGGAAGAGAAAACCGCCCACAGCAGCCTCGCACTCTTCAAAGGCGATACGGGTGTCAAGTATGGTCTGGTGGGATTGGAGCCCACCAAGGTGGCCCTGAATATGGAGCGCTTCCGAGAGTGGGCAGTGGTGCTGGCGGACACTGCGGTCACCAGCGGCAGGCACTACTGGGAAGTGACGGTGAAGCGCTCCCAGCAATTCCGGATAGGCGTGGCAGACGTGGACATCTCCCGCGACAGCTGCATCGGTGTTGACGATCATTCCTGGGTGTTCACCTATGCCCAGCGCAAGTGGCACAGCATGTGGGTCAAGGAGAAAACCCCGATTGAGGGCATCGGCCAGCCAGAGGTGGTGGGGCTGCTGCTGGACTACGAAGCCCAGAAGCTGAGCCTGGTTGATGTCAGCCGAGTTGCCGTGGTTCACACGCTGCAGTCGGCCTTCCGCGGTCCTGTAGTACCTGCCTTTGCCCTCTGGGATGGAGAGCTGCTGACCCACTCAGGGCTGGAGGTGCCTGAGGGGCTTTAG